The following proteins are co-located in the Microvirga ossetica genome:
- a CDS encoding glycosyltransferase, which yields MSLRVLIAVTHLLGAGHLTRAAALARAFARQGHETVLVSGGSPARLADLGNVTFVQLPPVQTVGTDFRTLLDDALKPIDDAYLDRRRTLLLDTLKTVRPDILVTELFPFGRRVLAREFMALLDAARAMNPRPRVLCSIRDILVASSKPERIAEAHERVLGHYDAVLVHGDPNLVPLDDSWPLDERIRPLIRYTGYVDENEAAIPESIRQGIVVSGGSSAASLPLYRAALAAAYRIDDRCWHVLVGRGVPEADFQALRQGAPAHAAVERARPDFRALLAEAELSVSQSGYNTVVDLLRCGVQAVLVPFEAGHETEQRLRAERLKTLGLAEVIPEEELSPETLVSALRKALPRHPSAAAPISLDGARRSVGIAEDIFRSAPRHRLTIDWSPLDAALTRAADHGCPVRFWWRDDDAVADTPQLDRLLTLARRYEAGLGLAVIPARLDDSLASRLADEERAFALVHGLHHANHAPAGEKKAEFGAHRSLSIMAADAEQALHMARKRLGHKLLPVFVPPWNRISQDLLPHLARLGFAGLSTFTDRKTAFPTAGLLQINTHVDPIDWHGTRSLADPAEVVARLAAAVERRVAGAADRDEPIGFLTHHLVHDDVIWSLCERLIAQLASRGILFLRPDECFTIETKSHLRSNGI from the coding sequence ATGAGCTTGCGCGTCCTGATCGCCGTCACGCATCTTCTAGGGGCCGGCCACCTCACCCGGGCCGCGGCCCTGGCGCGTGCCTTCGCGCGGCAGGGCCATGAGACGGTGCTCGTCTCGGGCGGGAGCCCCGCCCGCCTGGCCGATCTCGGTAACGTCACCTTCGTCCAGCTCCCGCCCGTGCAAACCGTCGGTACGGATTTCCGGACATTGCTCGACGACGCATTGAAGCCGATCGACGATGCCTATCTCGACCGGCGTCGAACCCTCCTGCTCGATACGCTGAAGACGGTTCGGCCCGACATCCTGGTCACCGAGCTTTTTCCTTTCGGCCGCCGGGTCCTGGCGAGGGAGTTCATGGCACTGCTCGATGCGGCGCGCGCCATGAATCCGCGCCCGCGCGTTCTGTGCTCGATCCGCGACATCCTCGTCGCCTCCTCGAAGCCCGAGCGGATCGCGGAGGCGCATGAGCGCGTGCTCGGCCACTACGACGCCGTCCTCGTCCATGGCGATCCGAATCTCGTTCCACTTGACGATTCATGGCCGCTGGACGAACGGATCAGGCCGCTCATCCGCTATACCGGCTATGTGGACGAGAACGAGGCAGCAATTCCCGAGAGCATAAGACAGGGGATCGTGGTTTCGGGCGGTTCGAGCGCTGCGAGCCTTCCGCTCTACCGAGCTGCCCTTGCAGCGGCCTATCGGATCGACGACCGATGCTGGCACGTTCTCGTCGGCAGGGGCGTGCCCGAGGCCGATTTTCAGGCGCTCCGGCAGGGCGCTCCGGCCCATGCTGCCGTCGAGCGGGCACGCCCTGATTTCCGCGCCCTGCTCGCGGAAGCGGAGCTTTCCGTCAGCCAGTCCGGCTACAACACCGTCGTCGATCTGCTGCGCTGCGGCGTGCAGGCGGTCCTCGTCCCCTTCGAGGCCGGTCACGAGACGGAGCAGCGGCTGCGCGCGGAACGCCTGAAGACGCTGGGACTGGCGGAAGTTATACCGGAGGAGGAGCTTTCGCCGGAGACGCTCGTCAGCGCGCTCCGAAAGGCCCTGCCTCGCCACCCATCGGCAGCGGCGCCCATTTCCCTCGACGGAGCACGACGGAGCGTCGGGATTGCAGAGGACATCTTTCGCTCCGCGCCTCGTCATCGCCTGACGATCGACTGGTCGCCGTTGGATGCGGCCCTGACGCGCGCCGCGGATCATGGCTGCCCGGTCCGCTTCTGGTGGCGGGACGACGATGCGGTGGCCGATACCCCCCAGCTCGACCGGCTCCTCACCCTCGCCCGCCGCTACGAGGCCGGGCTCGGCTTGGCCGTCATTCCGGCAAGGCTCGACGATTCCCTCGCCTCACGTCTGGCGGACGAGGAAAGAGCCTTTGCGCTCGTGCATGGGCTCCATCATGCTAATCACGCGCCTGCCGGCGAGAAAAAGGCGGAATTCGGCGCCCATCGCTCGCTTTCCATCATGGCAGCGGACGCGGAACAGGCGCTGCATATGGCGCGTAAAAGGCTCGGGCATAAGCTCCTGCCGGTTTTCGTGCCGCCCTGGAACCGGATTTCCCAAGATCTCCTACCCCACCTGGCGCGCTTAGGCTTTGCAGGATTGTCGACCTTCACAGACCGGAAGACCGCCTTTCCGACGGCCGGGCTGCTCCAGATCAACACCCACGTGGATCCCATCGACTGGCATGGCACGAGAAGCCTCGCCGATCCGGCCGAGGTCGTCGCCCGCCTTGCTGCAGCCGTCGAGCGGCGGGTTGCGGGCGCAGCGGACAGGGACGAGCCGATCGGCTTCCTGACCCACCATCTCGTCCATGACGACGTCATCTGGTCGTTATGCGAAAGACTTATCGCCCAGCTCGCCTCGAGGGGAATACTTTTCCTGCGGCCCGACGAATGTTTCACCATAGAAACAAAATCACATTTGCGATCTAATGGGATCTAA
- a CDS encoding ABC transporter ATP-binding protein: protein MEAPLLSVRQLTVDFSTDAGNFRAVDGLTFDIPKGKTVALVGESGSGKSVTALAILQILSNKARIENGSILFNDPSSGKTVDIASLAPESDVMHALRGGRIAMIFQEPMTSLSPLHTIGDQISEALMIHADVDQAKANQRTMEVLARVGFPDPKRALKTYPFELSGGLRQRAMIAMALITRPALLIADEPTTALDVTTQAQILDLIKELQLETGMSVLLITHDLGVVANVADEVVVMYRGRTMEAGSREDIFRNAQHPYLQALMRAVPRFAMAENERLTPIREVNSATLATANVPERIQPKGPILKAEHLTKCFTLRSGWFSGKTREIRAVSEVDLALPAGTTLGLVGESGCGKTTVSKMIMRALNPNSGRVLFDDGTGPKDVHKLEGDALTAYRRSVQFIFQDPFSSLNPRMTVYELLTEPLRIHDIGTSDERYERVKQLLDMVGLDQRSLRRYPHSFSGGQRQRLGIARALALEPRVLLCDEPVSALDVSVQAQVLNLLKDLQSALGLSYLFVSHNLAVVDYIADTIAVMCRGYIVEEAPKSSLFRNPVHPYTQALLAAVPDPDIDRPLDFAKLRAGRFSHPSEWPEPFRIKPGEFGVMKEIEPGHKVRLGHLTAREAA, encoded by the coding sequence ATGGAAGCGCCACTCCTGTCGGTTCGCCAGCTGACAGTCGATTTCAGCACCGATGCCGGAAATTTCCGTGCCGTCGACGGACTGACATTCGATATCCCCAAAGGGAAAACGGTGGCGCTTGTCGGCGAGTCCGGCTCGGGCAAGTCGGTGACCGCGCTGGCCATCCTCCAGATCCTGTCGAACAAGGCCCGGATCGAGAACGGATCGATCCTCTTCAACGATCCGTCGAGCGGAAAGACCGTCGACATCGCGTCCCTGGCGCCGGAGAGCGACGTCATGCACGCTCTTCGGGGCGGGCGCATCGCCATGATCTTCCAGGAGCCGATGACCTCGCTGTCGCCGCTCCACACCATCGGCGACCAGATTTCCGAAGCGCTGATGATCCACGCCGACGTGGATCAGGCCAAAGCGAACCAGCGCACCATGGAAGTGCTCGCGCGGGTCGGCTTCCCCGATCCCAAGCGAGCCCTCAAGACCTATCCGTTCGAGCTCTCCGGCGGCCTGCGTCAGCGCGCCATGATAGCCATGGCTCTCATCACACGCCCTGCCCTGCTGATCGCGGACGAGCCGACGACGGCGCTCGACGTGACCACGCAGGCCCAGATCCTGGATCTGATCAAGGAGCTTCAACTCGAGACGGGCATGTCGGTGCTGCTCATCACCCACGATCTCGGCGTCGTCGCCAATGTGGCCGACGAGGTGGTGGTGATGTATCGCGGCAGGACCATGGAAGCAGGCTCCCGGGAGGACATCTTCCGCAACGCGCAGCATCCCTACCTCCAGGCCCTCATGCGCGCCGTTCCGCGCTTCGCCATGGCGGAGAACGAGCGCCTGACGCCGATCCGCGAGGTGAATAGCGCGACCCTTGCCACGGCCAACGTCCCCGAGCGCATCCAGCCGAAAGGCCCCATCCTGAAGGCCGAGCATCTCACGAAGTGCTTCACCCTCCGGTCGGGCTGGTTCTCCGGCAAGACGCGGGAGATCCGGGCCGTGAGCGAGGTCGACCTCGCCCTTCCTGCCGGCACGACGCTGGGCCTGGTGGGCGAGTCCGGTTGCGGCAAGACCACCGTGTCCAAGATGATCATGCGGGCGCTCAATCCCAATTCCGGACGGGTGCTCTTCGACGACGGCACGGGCCCGAAGGACGTGCACAAGCTGGAGGGCGATGCCCTGACGGCCTATCGCCGGTCGGTGCAGTTCATCTTCCAGGATCCGTTCTCGTCGCTCAACCCGCGCATGACGGTCTACGAACTTCTGACCGAGCCTCTGCGCATCCACGACATCGGCACCTCCGACGAGCGCTACGAACGCGTGAAGCAGCTTCTCGACATGGTCGGCCTCGATCAGCGTTCGCTCAGGCGCTATCCGCATTCCTTCTCCGGCGGCCAGCGCCAGCGCCTCGGCATCGCGCGAGCGCTCGCCCTCGAGCCGCGCGTGCTGCTCTGCGACGAGCCCGTCTCCGCCCTCGACGTCTCGGTCCAGGCGCAGGTGCTCAACCTGCTCAAGGACCTGCAATCGGCGCTCGGCCTGTCCTATCTCTTCGTGTCCCACAACCTCGCGGTCGTGGACTACATCGCCGACACCATCGCGGTCATGTGCCGGGGCTACATCGTCGAGGAGGCGCCGAAATCCTCCCTCTTCCGCAATCCGGTTCATCCCTATACGCAGGCGCTTCTCGCCGCGGTGCCGGATCCGGATATTGACCGGCCGCTCGATTTCGCGAAACTGCGGGCGGGCCGCTTTTCCCATCCGTCGGAATGGCCCGAACCGTTCCGCATCAAACCTGGCGAGTTCGGTGTCATGAAGGAAATCGAGCCAGGTCATAAGGTACGTCTGGGGCACCTGACAGCCCGGGAGGCCGCGTGA
- a CDS encoding ABC transporter substrate-binding protein, translating into MPFNARKSLLLAAAIGLLSLSAGAQDFKEPPFFSDLIKDKKLPPLAQRIPKDPIVVDTAGQYGGDIITLVPRPRDIRYISTYAYTRLVGYDRNLRLQPDIVEKVENEDDRVFTFTLRAGHRWSDGTPFTAEDFRYYWEDVAQNADLSPAGPPEFMMVDGNPPRFEILDERTVRYSWDRPNPRFLPQLAGSIDPGIYRASAYLKQFHAKYADKAALDEKAKQQKLKSWAALHNRVDDMKEQTNPALPTLMAWRVMNAAPANRFVFERNPYYHRIDKQGQQLPYVDRIVMDVSASGLFAAKANAGEVDLLFRGLSMSDIPVLKEGEKAKGYRTLLWPYARGTELALYPSLNTVDPVWRDLNRDLRFRRALSLGIDRKTLNNALLFGLGTEGNNTIVSESPLFSAELRTVNAGYDPAEASRLLDEIGLTKRNGAGIRLLPDGRELEIIVETDGESSLVVDGLTLIGEFWREIGVRLFVKPQDRTVLRNRSYAGLTIMVAAPGLDNAIPTAIMPPTELAPMRQDNYAWPKWGQYVETKGKNGEAVDIPEAKRLLDLYTTWMNTGNRAVQQDAWREMLRNHAENQWSIGTISGALQPIVVRNGLQGLPAKALYSWEPTAMIGIYRLDEIFWNKAAGKEARR; encoded by the coding sequence ATGCCGTTCAACGCTCGAAAATCCCTTCTCCTGGCCGCTGCTATCGGCCTTCTGTCACTGTCGGCCGGGGCTCAGGATTTCAAGGAGCCGCCGTTCTTCTCCGACCTGATAAAGGACAAGAAGCTGCCGCCTCTTGCGCAGCGGATTCCGAAGGATCCCATCGTCGTCGATACTGCGGGCCAATATGGCGGCGACATCATTACCCTGGTCCCGCGGCCGCGGGACATCCGCTACATCTCGACCTACGCCTATACACGGCTCGTTGGCTATGATCGCAACCTGCGGCTTCAACCCGACATCGTGGAAAAGGTCGAGAACGAGGACGACCGGGTCTTCACATTCACATTGCGTGCAGGCCATCGATGGTCCGACGGAACTCCGTTCACTGCGGAAGACTTCCGGTACTACTGGGAGGATGTGGCGCAGAACGCGGACTTGTCGCCGGCCGGCCCGCCCGAGTTCATGATGGTGGACGGAAATCCGCCGCGTTTCGAAATTCTCGACGAGCGGACGGTGCGATACAGCTGGGACAGGCCCAACCCGCGCTTCCTGCCGCAGCTTGCCGGATCCATCGATCCGGGGATCTACCGGGCCTCCGCCTATCTCAAGCAATTCCACGCCAAATACGCGGACAAGGCAGCCCTCGATGAGAAGGCGAAGCAGCAGAAGCTGAAGTCCTGGGCCGCCCTGCACAACCGCGTGGACGACATGAAGGAGCAGACCAATCCTGCCCTTCCCACGCTCATGGCGTGGCGTGTCATGAACGCCGCTCCCGCCAACCGCTTCGTGTTCGAGCGCAATCCCTATTACCACCGCATCGACAAGCAGGGGCAACAGCTGCCTTATGTCGACCGGATCGTCATGGACGTGTCGGCGAGCGGCCTCTTTGCCGCCAAGGCCAACGCGGGCGAGGTCGACCTCCTGTTCCGCGGCCTCTCCATGAGCGACATCCCCGTCCTGAAGGAGGGAGAGAAGGCGAAGGGCTACCGCACCCTGCTCTGGCCCTATGCGCGCGGCACCGAGCTTGCGCTGTATCCCAGTCTCAACACGGTCGATCCGGTCTGGCGGGATCTCAACCGAGACCTCCGCTTCCGCCGCGCCCTGTCGCTCGGCATTGACCGCAAGACCCTGAACAACGCCCTGCTCTTCGGACTCGGCACCGAGGGCAACAACACCATCGTCTCGGAAAGTCCGCTCTTCTCGGCCGAGCTGCGCACCGTCAATGCCGGATACGATCCGGCGGAGGCCTCGCGCCTGCTGGACGAGATCGGTTTGACGAAACGCAACGGCGCCGGCATCCGCCTGCTCCCGGACGGGCGCGAACTGGAGATCATCGTCGAGACGGACGGGGAGAGCAGCCTCGTGGTCGACGGCCTCACCCTCATCGGCGAGTTCTGGCGCGAGATCGGCGTGCGGCTCTTCGTGAAGCCGCAGGATCGCACCGTCCTGCGCAACCGCTCCTATGCGGGCCTGACTATCATGGTCGCAGCACCCGGTCTCGACAATGCGATCCCCACTGCCATCATGCCGCCGACGGAACTCGCCCCTATGCGCCAGGACAATTACGCCTGGCCGAAATGGGGCCAGTATGTGGAGACCAAGGGCAAGAACGGAGAAGCGGTCGACATCCCGGAGGCCAAGCGGCTGCTCGATCTCTACACGACCTGGATGAACACCGGGAACCGGGCGGTGCAGCAGGATGCCTGGCGCGAGATGCTGCGCAACCATGCCGAGAACCAATGGTCCATCGGCACCATCTCCGGCGCGCTGCAGCCGATCGTGGTCCGCAACGGGTTGCAGGGTCTTCCCGCCAAAGCGCTCTATAGCTGGGAGCCCACGGCGATGATCGGCATCTACCGGTTGGATGAGATCTTCTGGAACAAAGCCGCCGGCAAAGAGGCCCGTCGATGA
- a CDS encoding ABC transporter permease: protein MIRFLLRRIVTMAVTLLIISALVFFIIKLPPGDFLSNQIAELRAQGESASIAKAEFLIKQYGLDRPVWEQYLVWIGVMPGPNGFSGLLQGDWGWSFEYDKPVVDVVGDALWLTLLVNLAVVIFIHVIAIPIAIYSATRQYSVGDYLATFIGYIGLATPSFLLALILLYYMNRWFGISIGGLYDAEYAGEPWTWPKIQSLLSHLVVPTVVIGLGGTAAMIRRMRANLLDELGKQYYVTAKAKGLGPTKALVKYPFRMSLNPFIADIGNLLPHLVSGSVLVSLVLSLPTVGPILLSALKSQDQFLAGFILMFVAVLTVVGMLISDLLLAGLDPRIRMGGGR from the coding sequence ATGATCCGCTTCCTGTTGCGTCGCATCGTCACCATGGCGGTGACCCTGCTGATCATCTCGGCCCTGGTCTTCTTCATCATCAAGCTGCCGCCCGGGGACTTCCTGTCCAACCAGATCGCGGAGCTGAGGGCGCAGGGAGAATCCGCCTCCATCGCGAAGGCCGAGTTCCTGATCAAGCAATACGGACTCGATAGGCCGGTCTGGGAGCAGTATCTGGTCTGGATCGGCGTGATGCCCGGCCCGAACGGCTTCTCGGGGCTGCTGCAGGGCGACTGGGGCTGGTCCTTCGAATACGACAAGCCTGTCGTGGACGTGGTGGGCGACGCCCTGTGGCTGACGCTTCTGGTCAATCTCGCGGTGGTGATCTTCATCCACGTGATCGCGATCCCCATCGCGATCTATTCGGCCACGCGGCAATATTCCGTCGGCGACTATCTCGCCACCTTCATCGGCTATATCGGCCTTGCGACCCCGAGCTTCCTGCTCGCGCTGATCCTGCTCTATTACATGAACCGCTGGTTCGGCATCTCCATCGGCGGTCTCTACGATGCGGAATATGCGGGAGAGCCCTGGACCTGGCCCAAGATCCAGTCCCTCCTGTCGCATCTGGTCGTGCCCACCGTCGTGATCGGGCTCGGCGGCACGGCCGCCATGATCCGGCGCATGCGCGCCAATCTGCTCGACGAACTCGGCAAGCAGTATTACGTGACCGCGAAGGCGAAAGGGCTCGGGCCGACCAAGGCTCTGGTGAAATATCCCTTCCGCATGTCGCTCAATCCCTTCATCGCCGATATCGGAAACCTGCTGCCGCATCTCGTCTCCGGCTCGGTCCTGGTGTCGCTGGTCCTGAGCCTGCCGACGGTCGGGCCTATTCTCCTGAGCGCGCTGAAGAGCCAGGATCAGTTCCTCGCCGGCTTCATCCTCATGTTCGTCGCCGTGCTCACCGTGGTCGGCATGCTGATCTCAGACCTGCTGCTGGCCGGGCTCGATCCGCGCATCCGGATGGGAGGTGGACGATGA
- a CDS encoding ABC transporter permease has protein sequence MNTAVTSKRHYVDPAPFDPGKTEPVGAENESFYRASSWQLMWWKFRRHRVAVAAAFILLAFYALVPFVEVIAPYNQTKRHGDFLYAPPQAVHLMHEGRFIGPYVYPYTYSFDLESFRRVYTVDTSKPQPIRFFCRGDSYEFWGLWQMDVHLFCPPEDGTMFLLGTDRLGRDLLSRIIYGARISLTIGIVGIAVSFALGLFFGGLAGYLGGWVDHVIQRMIEILRSLPELPLWLALSAALPANWSPILIFFGITIILGLLDWPGLARAVRSKLLSLREEDFVKAAELMGASKQRIIVRHLIPNFMSHLIASATLSIPSMILGETALSFLGLGLRPPVTSWGVLLNEAQNLAAVQLHPWLLFPMVPVVIVVLAFNFMGDGLRDAADPYH, from the coding sequence ATGAACACCGCGGTCACCTCCAAGCGCCATTACGTCGATCCCGCGCCATTCGATCCCGGTAAGACCGAGCCCGTCGGCGCCGAGAACGAGAGCTTCTACCGCGCCTCGTCCTGGCAACTGATGTGGTGGAAGTTCCGGCGCCACAGGGTGGCGGTCGCAGCGGCTTTCATCCTGCTCGCCTTCTACGCCCTCGTACCCTTCGTGGAGGTGATCGCACCCTACAACCAGACCAAGCGGCACGGCGATTTCCTCTATGCGCCCCCCCAGGCGGTCCACCTGATGCACGAGGGCCGCTTCATCGGCCCTTACGTCTATCCCTATACCTACAGCTTCGATCTGGAGAGTTTCCGACGCGTCTACACGGTCGATACCTCGAAGCCGCAGCCGATCCGCTTCTTCTGCAGGGGCGACTCCTACGAGTTCTGGGGCCTCTGGCAGATGGACGTCCACCTGTTCTGCCCGCCTGAAGACGGCACGATGTTCCTGCTCGGCACCGACAGGCTCGGGCGCGACCTGCTCTCGCGCATCATCTACGGGGCGCGGATCTCGCTCACCATCGGCATCGTCGGCATCGCGGTCTCCTTCGCCCTGGGTCTCTTCTTCGGCGGCCTCGCGGGCTATCTCGGCGGCTGGGTCGATCACGTGATCCAGCGCATGATCGAGATCCTGCGCTCGCTGCCGGAATTGCCCCTATGGCTTGCGCTCTCCGCTGCCCTGCCGGCGAACTGGAGCCCTATCCTCATCTTCTTCGGCATCACCATCATTCTCGGTCTGCTCGATTGGCCGGGCTTGGCGCGCGCCGTGCGCTCGAAGCTGCTCTCCCTGCGCGAGGAGGATTTCGTGAAGGCGGCCGAACTGATGGGCGCCTCGAAGCAGCGCATCATCGTGCGCCACCTGATCCCGAATTTCATGAGCCACCTGATCGCTTCCGCCACACTCTCGATCCCGTCCATGATCCTCGGCGAGACCGCCCTCTCCTTCCTTGGTCTGGGTCTGCGTCCGCCCGTCACGAGCTGGGGCGTGCTGCTGAACGAGGCGCAGAACCTCGCTGCCGTGCAGCTCCATCCCTGGCTCCTGTTCCCGATGGTGCCGGTGGTGATCGTGGTGCTCGCCTTCAACTTCATGGGCGACGGGCTGCGCGACGCGGCGGATCCGTATCACTAG
- a CDS encoding VOC family protein, which translates to MTALLAKKDAIATVAVTDLAKAKAFYENTLGLEPVEGDEGSVQSYRAGSSTLLVYESSYAGTNKATAVTWPVGDDLDAVIRDLKAKGVTFEHYDMPGAKHDGDVHDFGKLRVAWFKDPDGNIFNLGNF; encoded by the coding sequence ATGACAGCGCTGCTTGCAAAGAAAGACGCCATCGCGACCGTCGCGGTCACGGATTTGGCGAAAGCCAAAGCGTTCTACGAGAACACGCTGGGCCTCGAGCCCGTCGAAGGTGACGAGGGAAGCGTGCAGAGCTACCGCGCCGGATCCTCGACCCTCCTCGTCTATGAATCGAGCTATGCTGGCACCAACAAGGCAACGGCCGTCACCTGGCCTGTCGGCGACGATCTGGATGCGGTCATCCGTGACCTGAAGGCGAAAGGCGTCACCTTCGAGCATTATGACATGCCGGGCGCAAAGCATGACGGCGATGTCCACGACTTCGGCAAGCTGCGCGTGGCGTGGTTCAAGGATCCGGACGGCAATATTTTCAATCTCGGGAATTTCTAG
- a CDS encoding acetamidase/formamidase family protein: MAEHRLDASPETIHWGYFDAKLPPLLTIDSGDTVTISTVSGGPEAMPGAPFVIPQALSAIHAAHKPKLPGHICTGPVEVRGARAGQVLEVRIKDVELHYDWGFTFSAPLKGALPDDFDEIHFMNIPLDRERMTGKLPWGLELPLKPFFGVMAVAPPAAWGALSTLPPRRNGGNLDNKELVAGTTLYLPIHVDGALFSVGDGHGVQGDGEVCVTAIETGLIGTFELHLREDMHLTWPMAETPTHIMTMAFDPDLDDCVVIALRTMIDLIAARTGVTKAEAYALCSLAADLRITQVVNGNKGVHVMLDKSLLQKARR, translated from the coding sequence GTGGCCGAACACCGACTCGATGCATCCCCCGAGACCATTCACTGGGGCTATTTCGACGCGAAGCTTCCGCCGCTCCTGACGATCGATTCCGGCGACACGGTCACGATCTCGACCGTCTCCGGCGGGCCGGAGGCGATGCCCGGAGCGCCCTTCGTCATCCCGCAGGCGCTGTCTGCCATTCATGCGGCCCACAAGCCTAAGCTGCCGGGGCACATCTGCACAGGCCCGGTCGAGGTGCGGGGTGCCAGGGCCGGCCAGGTTCTCGAGGTCCGCATCAAGGACGTCGAGCTGCATTACGATTGGGGTTTCACCTTTTCCGCACCGTTGAAAGGCGCCCTGCCCGACGATTTCGACGAGATCCACTTCATGAATATTCCGCTCGATCGCGAGCGGATGACCGGAAAACTGCCCTGGGGGCTGGAACTGCCCTTAAAACCGTTCTTTGGCGTCATGGCTGTCGCGCCGCCGGCTGCCTGGGGCGCGCTCAGCACCCTGCCGCCGCGCCGCAACGGCGGCAATCTCGACAACAAGGAACTCGTGGCCGGCACCACCCTCTACCTGCCGATCCATGTGGACGGCGCCCTGTTCTCGGTCGGCGACGGGCATGGCGTCCAGGGCGACGGCGAGGTTTGCGTCACCGCCATCGAGACCGGGCTGATCGGCACCTTCGAGCTGCATCTGCGCGAGGACATGCACCTCACCTGGCCGATGGCCGAGACGCCGACTCATATCATGACCATGGCCTTCGATCCGGATCTCGACGATTGCGTAGTCATCGCGCTGCGCACCATGATCGACCTGATCGCCGCCCGTACCGGCGTTACCAAGGCGGAGGCCTATGCCCTATGCAGCCTCGCGGCCGACTTGCGCATCACGCAGGTGGTCAACGGCAACAAGGGCGTCCACGTGATGCTCGACAAGAGCCTGCTGCAGAAGGCGCGGCGCTAA
- a CDS encoding DUF763 domain-containing protein — translation MAKRAGSADLPLHSGRVPKWLADRMTRLGGVISEAVVHHYGRDELLRRLAHPFWFQSFGAVMGMDWHSSGITTSVLGALKRGLTPLSNELGIHVCGGRGKHSRQTPHELVAIGERVGFDGAMLADASRLVAKVDSAAIQDGFDLYLHGFIVTDDGKWAVIQQGMNDTSRQARRYHWLSEDLESFVDEPHTAIDGQGQGTIVNLTDRRAEASRQAQIEILGSLGPDGIARKFLALEEREAAATPVASPQPLLPHLVMPEHHDVRAKDVVLRRLHGTLAAAANRGPEDFPDLLMTPGVGPRTVQALAMVAEVVHGTPCRFSDPARFSFAHGGKDRHPYPVPVRVYDETIRVLKSAVQKAKLGQQEELFALQRLDQQARALERHATGPDVEEHIRRERAKSHSYGGRSIFGDEPPLDGDR, via the coding sequence ATGGCCAAGCGCGCCGGAAGTGCCGATCTGCCGCTGCATTCGGGCCGGGTGCCGAAATGGCTGGCCGATCGCATGACGCGCCTCGGCGGCGTGATCAGCGAGGCCGTCGTGCACCATTACGGGCGCGACGAGCTGCTGCGCCGGCTCGCCCATCCCTTCTGGTTCCAGTCCTTCGGAGCGGTGATGGGCATGGATTGGCACTCTTCCGGCATCACCACGAGTGTGCTCGGTGCGCTCAAGCGCGGGCTGACGCCGCTGTCGAATGAGCTCGGGATCCATGTCTGCGGCGGGCGGGGGAAGCACTCGCGGCAGACGCCGCACGAGCTGGTCGCCATCGGCGAGCGCGTCGGCTTCGACGGCGCGATGCTCGCGGATGCCAGCCGGCTTGTGGCGAAGGTCGACAGCGCGGCGATCCAGGACGGGTTCGATCTCTATCTCCACGGTTTCATCGTCACCGACGACGGCAAATGGGCCGTGATCCAGCAGGGGATGAACGACACATCCCGGCAGGCGCGCCGTTATCACTGGCTGTCGGAGGATCTCGAAAGCTTCGTCGACGAGCCGCACACGGCCATCGATGGGCAAGGACAGGGCACGATCGTCAATCTCACCGACCGCCGGGCAGAGGCCTCACGCCAAGCGCAGATCGAGATCCTGGGATCACTGGGGCCTGACGGCATTGCCCGCAAATTCCTGGCGCTCGAAGAACGCGAAGCGGCCGCGACGCCGGTTGCCAGCCCGCAGCCGCTGCTGCCGCATCTGGTGATGCCGGAGCACCACGACGTGCGCGCGAAGGATGTGGTGTTGCGCAGGCTGCACGGGACCCTTGCGGCGGCGGCCAATCGCGGGCCAGAGGACTTCCCCGACCTTCTCATGACGCCCGGCGTTGGGCCGCGGACCGTGCAGGCGCTCGCCATGGTGGCGGAGGTCGTGCACGGCACGCCGTGCCGCTTTAGTGATCCCGCGCGCTTCTCGTTCGCCCATGGCGGCAAGGACCGGCACCCATATCCGGTGCCGGTGCGCGTCTACGACGAGACCATCCGCGTGCTGAAATCGGCGGTCCAGAAGGCGAAGCTCGGTCAGCAGGAGGAGCTTTTCGCTCTCCAGCGTCTGGACCAGCAAGCCCGTGCTCTGGAGCGCCATGCCACGGGTCCCGACGTGGAAGAGCATATCCGCCGGGAGCGGGCGAAGTCCCATTCCTACGGCGGCCGCTCCATCTTCGGAGATGAGCCGCCGCTGGACGGTGATCGTTAG